One window from the genome of Gimesia aquarii encodes:
- a CDS encoding rhodanese-like domain-containing protein, which produces MFIQSLFILSSLSLATNDLPQDDFSVRETPREASSHYCGLHCAYAAAQALNTPYQFKDSIDNRFLTGKYGSSVRDLKNLLETVGLVGNINGFLTTDHLKLSDSPVILHVRPLSQQSKYTHWILFLGFDDQGMVNIYDPPREYGQITLAELLSIWDGLGIVVTKEKRSQLTALPTSFFFILLIAGIAAAIWTGAHWLSGWKLIFIVASGASLIVHFATPTGFFNAPAALKNVQAAYFAEEIPELEYADVKDLLKSNECQMIDARMSGAYQRFHLPGAQNIPVNAGYLKLMREINSLNTDRPVVVYCQSDQCQWAKKVAQQIAVHSKNDIVIYRGGVNDWKSNKKDEKK; this is translated from the coding sequence TTGTTCATACAATCACTTTTCATCCTGTCTAGCCTCTCGCTCGCTACCAACGATCTCCCGCAGGATGATTTTTCGGTTCGGGAGACACCACGCGAAGCCTCAAGCCATTATTGTGGCCTACACTGTGCCTACGCCGCCGCGCAGGCGCTGAATACCCCTTATCAATTCAAGGATAGCATTGATAATCGTTTTCTGACGGGGAAATATGGTAGCAGTGTAAGGGACCTTAAAAACTTGCTGGAAACGGTCGGACTTGTAGGAAACATCAACGGTTTCTTAACCACCGATCACCTGAAACTGTCTGACTCTCCCGTAATCCTCCATGTCCGTCCGCTATCACAGCAGTCCAAGTACACACACTGGATTCTTTTTCTGGGGTTTGATGACCAGGGCATGGTGAATATCTATGACCCACCTCGAGAATACGGACAAATCACGCTGGCGGAATTACTCTCGATATGGGATGGCCTGGGAATTGTTGTAACGAAGGAAAAGCGTTCGCAGCTGACAGCACTCCCCACTTCTTTCTTTTTCATTCTGCTAATCGCAGGGATTGCTGCAGCAATTTGGACCGGGGCACACTGGCTCAGTGGCTGGAAATTGATTTTCATAGTCGCTTCAGGTGCAAGTCTTATTGTGCATTTTGCAACCCCCACCGGCTTCTTTAATGCGCCCGCTGCACTAAAAAATGTACAAGCGGCCTATTTTGCAGAAGAGATCCCGGAATTGGAATATGCGGATGTGAAAGACTTACTCAAATCAAATGAATGCCAAATGATTGATGCTCGCATGAGTGGTGCTTATCAGCGGTTCCATCTCCCCGGGGCTCAGAATATTCCTGTCAATGCGGGCTATTTAAAACTGATGCGGGAAATTAATTCACTCAACACGGATCGTCCGGTGGTCGTTTATTGTCAAAGCGATCAGTGCCAATGGGCCAAGAAAGTCGCACAGCAAATTGCCGTACACAGTAAAAATGACATCGTAATTTATCGAGGGGGAGTCAACGATTGGAAATCAAACAAGAAAGATGAAAAAAAATGA
- a CDS encoding MauE/DoxX family redox-associated membrane protein: MKAPLPKKYLVWAIAVVLGVTLIRSSLFHVENNYAFLLSIYSYQIVDSKTGMFIAGFVPYLQLTIGLILLLFPRLWLAAFQFATILFLGYTTLQIITYFRGLDISCGCFSPTAASPIGLASIGLAAACALAGLVGCILSNSSISSFSDSNKALE, from the coding sequence ATGAAGGCCCCATTACCAAAAAAATACCTCGTTTGGGCGATTGCAGTTGTACTTGGGGTAACACTGATTCGATCTTCACTATTTCACGTAGAAAATAATTATGCGTTCCTTTTATCAATCTACTCCTATCAGATCGTAGATTCAAAAACAGGGATGTTCATTGCCGGTTTTGTACCCTACCTGCAATTAACCATCGGTCTCATTTTATTGTTATTCCCTCGTCTCTGGCTGGCGGCTTTCCAATTTGCAACGATATTATTCCTGGGATATACAACACTCCAAATCATCACTTATTTCAGAGGACTTGATATTTCCTGTGGTTGTTTCTCTCCAACCGCTGCAAGTCCAATCGGCCTTGCATCGATTGGACTTGCAGCGGCTTGCGCTCTAGCTGGACTGGTCGGATGCATACTTTCCAATTCGTCGATCTCTTCTTTTAGCGATAGCAATAAGGCTCTGGAATGA